The Streptomyces racemochromogenes DNA segment GTGAGGTGTGCGGCGCGGGCGCCGACCGGCAGGAACGGCAGGGCGCGCAGGACGCCGCGGCGTTCGGCGGCGTCGCCGTGTGCGTAGCGTTCGGCGGCTTCGGCGGTCAGGGCGGCGCCGGAGGTGCCGTACCGGGTCAGGGCGAGCAGCAGGACGGTGCGTACGGCGTCCTCGACGGCCCAGTCGGCCCAGCCCGGCAGGGGGCCGCGGCCGTATTCGCGTCCGGCGGCGGGGAAGCGCCGGTCCAGGGCGGCGGGGCCGACGGCCGCGACGGCGTCCTCGGCGGCGGTGAGCCGGGTGCGGTGTTCCTGGTCGAGGACGGAGCGCAGGGACTCGCGGAGGGTGCGCAGGGTCAGCGCGTCGTGTACGGCGCTGTCCGCGAGGGTGGCGGCGGGCGGGGCGAGGGTGGGGGCGGTCATACCGGTACGGCCTCCTTCTGTGGGGTCCGCCGCTGCGGCCGCCGGCCGGCGGCGGCGTGCAGGAAGGCGATGCTGTGGCGGGCCGACTCCGCTCCGGCGTGGCTGTGGCGCGGGAGTTCGACGGAGACGAGGCCCTGGTAGCCGGCGTCGGCGAGGGCGCGCAGGACGGGCGGGAAGTCGATCTCCCCCTCGCCGAAGGGGAGGTGCTCGTGGGTGCCCCGGCGCATGTCCTCGATCTGGACGTGGGCGAGGCGGTCGGCGGCCAGGGCCACGCAGTCGGCGACGGGCCAGGGCTCCAGGCAGCGGCAGTGGCCGAGGTCCAGGGTGAGGCGGAAGCGGTCCGGCCGGCCGAGGTCGGCCAGCAGCCGGCGGTAGCCGGCGAGGTCGGCGACGAGCATGCCCGGCTCGGGTTCGAAGGCCAGGTCGATCCCGGCGGCCTCGGCGTGCGCGAGGGTTTCGGCGCAGCCGTCGACCAGCCGTCGCCAGGCCTCTTCGCGGGTGGTGTCGGGGTCGGGGGTGCCGCTCCAGAAGTGCACGGCTCCGGCGCCCAGGACGGCGGCGATGCCGACGGCCCGGCGCAGCAGGTCGAGGCGGAGCGCGCGGCCCGCCGGATCGGTGGTCAGCAGGGTGGGCCGGTGCTTGTGGCGCGGGTCGAGGAGGTAGCGGGCGCCGGTCTCGATCACGACGTCCAGGCCGGTGTCGTCCAGGGCGCGCCGGATCCCGTTCAGGCGGGCGGCGAGTCCGGGGGCGTACGGGTCCAGGTGCTGGTGGTCCAGGGTGAGCGCGACGCCCTCGTAGCCGAGGTCGGCGAGGAGGCGCAGGGCGTCGTCGAGGCGGTGGTCGGCGAGGCCGTTGGTGCCGTACGCGAAGCGGAGCGCGGCGGGTGCGCTCATGTCGGGGAGACCTTCCGGGCGAGCCGGCGCGCCACCGGCAGGGCGGCGGCGAGCGCGGCGGCGGGCCGGGGGGCTCCGGCCCGGGCGGCCAGGGCGGCCTGGAGGGGCAGGAGGGCGTGGATGCCGGCGCCGACGGCCCGCCGTACCTCGGGGGCGGCGGGGTGGCGGACGGCTCGGGCGAGGGCGGGTCCGTAGCCGGCGCCGTAGAGGGCGAGGGCGGCGCCCTGTACGGGTCCGGTGCCGCGGCGGAGGGTGCCCGCGGCCGCGGCGGCACAGGCCAGGGCGGTCAGGGCGGCCTCGTACGGCGGGGCGCCCGCGACCTCGTGGCGGCTGAGCCGGGTCAGGGCCAGGGTGTGGCCGGCGACGGCGGCGGCCGGTGCGAGGGCCGGGCGCAGGGGGCCGGGGCCGGTGCCGTGCAGGACGTCGAGGCCGCGGGCGGCGGCCATCACGGCGGGCCCGAGGGGGGTGTTCTTGGCCCCGAGGTCGTAGGCCCACACGGCGGCGGCCAGGGGCAGGGTCCGGGTGAGGACGGTACGGGTCCCGCCGGCGAGGGCGGCGGCGCCCAGTCCGGCGGCGGTGAGCGCGGCGGCCGTGGTGAGGGCGGCGCGGGGGCTGATCCGGCCGGACGGCAGGGGCCGTTCGGGCCGCTCGGCGGCGTCCTGTTGCCGGTCGGCCCAGTCGTTGAGGGCCATGCCCGCCCAGTAGAGGCAGACGGAGGAGCCGGCCAGGCCCAGGGTGCGGGGGCCGGCGCCGCGGCCCGCGGCCAGCGCCCCGGCGAGGACGTCGCCGGGGACGGTGATCGCGGCGGGCGCCCGGAGCAGCTCGGCGTAGGCGCGCAGGGTGCGGCGGGCCCGGAAGGCACGGCCGGGGAAGGGCGGCAGGTGCGCCGGCGTCTCGGTGGCGGTGGTGCGGGGGCGGGCCGCCGGCCCGGCCGTGGCGGCGGGGGCGGCGTTCGCGGCGGGGGCGGCCGCGGGGGTCACGGCCGGGCTCCGCTCAGCGGGTCCGGGCGTACCGGCGCGGGGGCGGTGGCCCAGGCGCGCAGGGTCTCGTACTGGAGGGTGAGGTTGTGCTCGGCGGAGCCGGCCGGGTCCTTGAAGAAGAAGCCGAGGGCGGTCAGCGCCCCGGCCTCGCCGCGCCGGCCGGCCAGCGCGGTGAGCCGTACGAGGTCCAGGACCAGCGGGGCGGCGAGCGCGGAGTCGCAGCCCTGCCAGGTGAACTGCATGGTCATGCGGACGCCGAGGAAGCCCTCGAAGGAGATGTGGTCCCAGGCGGTCTTCCACTCCCCCATCTCGGGGACGTTGTCGATGTGGGTCTGCCCCTGGACGGGGTGCCCGACGGTGTCCTCCAGGGCGCGCTGCTTGGACTCGGTCTTGGAGCGGGCGGCGGCCGGGTCGGCGAGGGTGGCGCCGTCTCCGCCGCCGAGCAGGTTGGTGCCGGACCAGGAGCGCAGGCGCAGCGCGCGCTGGGTGAACATGGGCGCGAGGGCGCTCTTGACGAGGGTCTCGCCGGTCTTGCCGTCGCGGCCGGCGTGCGGGACGCGGCGCAGCCGGGACAGTTCCTCCAGTGCGGGCAGGCCGGCGCCCGCCGAGGGGGTGAAGTTGACGTAGGAGCAGCCCGCGGTGAAGGCGGCGTAGGCGTAGAGGGAGCTGGGGGGCAGGGTCACCGAGCCGGCGGCGAGGCCCGCCTCGAGGGCGGCGAGGTCCAGGAAGGCCGGGTCGGGGTCGGGCAGCGGCTCCGTGGAGGAGACGTTGACGACGACGACCTGTTCCAGGGCGTGCCGGTCGCGGAAGGCGGCCATGTCCTCGGCGAGGCGGGCGGCGGTCTCGGACTGGGACTCGCCCGGGCGGGCGGATCCGTCGCGGATCTCCAGCTCGGCGGCGGCCAGCGGGGCGTCCAGCGCCCCCAGGACGGACGCGGGCAGCACTCCCGCGTCCACGAGCTGCCGGGCCCTCGCCGACAGCGGTGTGCCGACGACGTCGTGGCCGCCGAACACCAGGTCGGCGAGGGCCGGGAGGGGCGCGTCCGCGAAAGGGGGGGTTTCGGTGACGCACCCGACGGGGGAGGCGGCGCCCGCGACGACGGCGGCGGCGCCGGCGACGGCGGCCGTGGCGACCGAGCCGCGCGCGCCGACCATCCAGACGCCGATTCGGGGTGCTGATCCGGTCGTGTCTCGCATGGTGTGCCAATCCTCCTGAGCCGTAAGGAATCTGGTGCCGGGGTGTGGGGTCCGGGGCCCGTCCGGTACGGCGGACGGGCCCGAGGCGGGGGCTACTTGCCCAGGTCGGCCGGGTAGGGCCAGACGTCGAACGCCGCGGTGACCTTGGCGTCGGAGCGGCACAGCCACTTGGCGGTGACCTTGTTGACCACGTGCCTGGGCAGGTGCTTGTTGTCGTTGGCGTCGTTGACCGGCTTGCCGATCGACTGGAGCTCCCAGGCCGTGCCGGCGAGGCGGTTGATGTGCGCCCAGAAGCGGCGGTCGATGTCCAGCAGCTGGAAGGACTGCAGGTAGGCGTGCCAGCGGTGGTAGGCCTGGGTGGGGGTGGGCGGCGTGTAGTTCATCATGTGGACCTTGTTGCCGGCGGGGCGGCGCGGGTCGAAGAGGGTGCCCTGGCCGAACTCCTGGAACGCGAAGACGAGGCCCTTCGGGTCGCGGCCGTACCACTTGTCGTAGACCTTCTTCTGCTCTCGGGAGAGCAGTTCGAAGTGGGCGCGGTTCGGCTGGATGATCTCGATCCAGCTGCGCGGGTAGCGGCCGCCCTTGCGGGTGGCGGCCCAGGCGTCGTACGACTTGGTGAACCCGCCGAAGGGGGCGGTGATCGCCCCGACCGCGGCCTTCATCTCCGCGCTGGGGTTGTAGTACGACATCTCGTCGTAGTCGTACCAGAACTCGCTCGCCCAGCGGTCGCCCACCAGGCCCTCGACCTTGGGCAGCTCCGGGCGGTGGCGGCCGTGGGCGGCGGCCGGCGTCGCACCGGCGAGGCCGACGGTGGCGGCGGCTCCGGCGACGCCGAGGGCGGTCCGCAGGACGCTCCTCCGGTCCATGGAGTTGAGCGGCATGGTCGTGCTCCTTCGGGGTCTGGCGCGGATGCGGACGGGCATTCGGGGTACTGCGATGACCTGTACTTTTCCGTGGCCCGCTATGGCCGCTCTATACGTTCCGTACGTGTGTCCGGGCCCGGGGAACGCGGCCGCGCAGGCCCCCTGGGCGGGGGCCTGCGCGGGTTCGGGGCGGGGGCGGGGCGGGGCGTGAAGGGCTACGCCTCCAGGGGGTTGCGGCGCAGGGCGGGCGAGAGCAGCGCGGCGAGCGCGGTGAGGCCCATGGCGGCGCTGAGGCCGAGGACGGTACGGGTGGGCCCGTACGCCTCCAGGGCGAAGCCCGCGGCGACGGGTCCGGCGGCCATGGCCCCGCCGCCGACCAGCATGGCGAGGGAGTTGGCCCTCCCCCGCATCCGGTCGGGGGCGACGCGGACCATGAAGACCCCGCCGGCGACGTTGAAGACGCCGCCGACGTAGCCGCTGGCCGCGAAGAGGGCGCCGAGGGCGAAGGGGGCCCGCAGGACGGCGACGGGCACCATGAGCGCCGTCCAGACGGCCAGCCCGCCGAGGACGAGGGTGCGCAGGGAGAACCGGGTGGCCCACCAGCCGCCGCTGATGGCGCCGACGAGCCCGCCGGCCCCGCTCAGCGAGAGGACGAGGCCGATCTCGAACTGCGAGCCGCCCTTCTCCTGGATCCCGGTCATCACCGCGAGGTTGAGGCCCTGGAAGAGCAGGTTGGAGACGGCCACGGCGGCCATGACGGCGCGCAGGAAGTGCTGGCGCCACATCCAGACGAGCCCCTCCCTGACGTCCGCGAGGAGGTCGGGGCGCGGGCCGGTCCGCTCGGCCTGGAGCTTGCCGCGGACCCCGAACAGCAGAGCCACGGACGCCAGTTGGCCGACGAGAGCCGCCACGTAGGGGAAGGAGGCCCCGAGGGCGACCAGGCCGCTGCCCAGGGGCTGGCCGGCGATGGCCGCGCCGCGGGTGCGGGCCTCGTTGCCGGTGAGGGCGGCGGGGAGCTGTCCGGCGGGGACGACGGCGGGGACGGCGGCCCGCTCGGCGAGCTGGTGCAGGACGCCGAGGGTGCCCTCCACGAAGGCGGCGGCGAGCAGGGCCCACAGCCAGACGTGGCCGCTGAGCAGCAGCGCCGCGACCGCCCCGGCGACCAGCGCCTGTCCGAGGCCGGCACCGAGCATGATCCGGCGCCGGTCCCAGCGGTCGACGAGGGCGCCGCCGGGGAGCTGGACGAGGAGCTGCGGGAGGAGCAGGGCGGTGCCGACCAGGCCGGCGTCGCCGGGCGAGCCGGTCAGCCACAGCACGGTGAGCGGGTAGGCCACGGCGGTGGCCCGCCCGGCGAGGAGCGACAGCCCGGCGCCGCCCCAGAGCAGCGAGAAGTCCCGGTTCCGCCGCAGCGGCACCTCCTCGCCCCCGGCGGGGTCCCCGGCCTCCGCTTCGGTCACGTCCCCGGCCCGGGTGGGCTCGGCCGCAGCCGCGGCGGGGGCTCGCGTGACGGCCCCGGCGGGGGCGGCCGGACCCGGGTTCCCGGCGTCGGAGACGGCGTCGGCGTCGGCGTCGGCGGCCTCGTTCAGGTGCCACTGGAGGACCGCCGGGTCGGTCGCCGTCTTCGGCGGCGGGGTCACCGTACGGCCAGGGCGGGGCGGAGCCCGGCCAGGTCGTCCGCGGCGGCGTCCGGGCCGGAGTGGGTGTACTCCAGTACCGCCATCGCGCTGTGCATCTTGTTGGTGGCCTGGGCGAAGGCGATGCTCATCGGCC contains these protein-coding regions:
- a CDS encoding EboA domain-containing protein; its protein translation is MTAPTLAPPAATLADSAVHDALTLRTLRESLRSVLDQEHRTRLTAAEDAVAAVGPAALDRRFPAAGREYGRGPLPGWADWAVEDAVRTVLLLALTRYGTSGAALTAEAAERYAHGDAAERRGVLRALPFLPVGARAAHLTDDALRTNDNRLIAAALGPYARAHLDQYRWRQAVLKCLFTGIPLAKVAGLHERRDAELARMAHGFAAERRAADRTVPADLWLVATLDN
- a CDS encoding sugar phosphate isomerase/epimerase family protein, giving the protein MSAPAALRFAYGTNGLADHRLDDALRLLADLGYEGVALTLDHQHLDPYAPGLAARLNGIRRALDDTGLDVVIETGARYLLDPRHKHRPTLLTTDPAGRALRLDLLRRAVGIAAVLGAGAVHFWSGTPDPDTTREEAWRRLVDGCAETLAHAEAAGIDLAFEPEPGMLVADLAGYRRLLADLGRPDRFRLTLDLGHCRCLEPWPVADCVALAADRLAHVQIEDMRRGTHEHLPFGEGEIDFPPVLRALADAGYQGLVSVELPRHSHAGAESARHSIAFLHAAAGRRPQRRTPQKEAVPV
- a CDS encoding SCO3242 family prenyltransferase codes for the protein MTPAAAPAANAAPAATAGPAARPRTTATETPAHLPPFPGRAFRARRTLRAYAELLRAPAAITVPGDVLAGALAAGRGAGPRTLGLAGSSVCLYWAGMALNDWADRQQDAAERPERPLPSGRISPRAALTTAAALTAAGLGAAALAGGTRTVLTRTLPLAAAVWAYDLGAKNTPLGPAVMAAARGLDVLHGTGPGPLRPALAPAAAVAGHTLALTRLSRHEVAGAPPYEAALTALACAAAAAGTLRRGTGPVQGAALALYGAGYGPALARAVRHPAAPEVRRAVGAGIHALLPLQAALAARAGAPRPAAALAAALPVARRLARKVSPT
- a CDS encoding inositol-3-phosphate synthase, giving the protein MRDTTGSAPRIGVWMVGARGSVATAAVAGAAAVVAGAASPVGCVTETPPFADAPLPALADLVFGGHDVVGTPLSARARQLVDAGVLPASVLGALDAPLAAAELEIRDGSARPGESQSETAARLAEDMAAFRDRHALEQVVVVNVSSTEPLPDPDPAFLDLAALEAGLAAGSVTLPPSSLYAYAAFTAGCSYVNFTPSAGAGLPALEELSRLRRVPHAGRDGKTGETLVKSALAPMFTQRALRLRSWSGTNLLGGGDGATLADPAAARSKTESKQRALEDTVGHPVQGQTHIDNVPEMGEWKTAWDHISFEGFLGVRMTMQFTWQGCDSALAAPLVLDLVRLTALAGRRGEAGALTALGFFFKDPAGSAEHNLTLQYETLRAWATAPAPVRPDPLSGARP
- a CDS encoding Tat pathway signal sequence domain protein yields the protein MPLNSMDRRSVLRTALGVAGAAATVGLAGATPAAAHGRHRPELPKVEGLVGDRWASEFWYDYDEMSYYNPSAEMKAAVGAITAPFGGFTKSYDAWAATRKGGRYPRSWIEIIQPNRAHFELLSREQKKVYDKWYGRDPKGLVFAFQEFGQGTLFDPRRPAGNKVHMMNYTPPTPTQAYHRWHAYLQSFQLLDIDRRFWAHINRLAGTAWELQSIGKPVNDANDNKHLPRHVVNKVTAKWLCRSDAKVTAAFDVWPYPADLGK
- a CDS encoding MFS transporter, which encodes MTPPPKTATDPAVLQWHLNEAADADADAVSDAGNPGPAAPAGAVTRAPAAAAAEPTRAGDVTEAEAGDPAGGEEVPLRRNRDFSLLWGGAGLSLLAGRATAVAYPLTVLWLTGSPGDAGLVGTALLLPQLLVQLPGGALVDRWDRRRIMLGAGLGQALVAGAVAALLLSGHVWLWALLAAAFVEGTLGVLHQLAERAAVPAVVPAGQLPAALTGNEARTRGAAIAGQPLGSGLVALGASFPYVAALVGQLASVALLFGVRGKLQAERTGPRPDLLADVREGLVWMWRQHFLRAVMAAVAVSNLLFQGLNLAVMTGIQEKGGSQFEIGLVLSLSGAGGLVGAISGGWWATRFSLRTLVLGGLAVWTALMVPVAVLRAPFALGALFAASGYVGGVFNVAGGVFMVRVAPDRMRGRANSLAMLVGGGAMAAGPVAAGFALEAYGPTRTVLGLSAAMGLTALAALLSPALRRNPLEA